A region of Streptomyces sp. TG1A-60 DNA encodes the following proteins:
- a CDS encoding HAMP domain-containing sensor histidine kinase, whose amino-acid sequence MPSLRATFTVSFVAVACVVTVLVGILSYSAAARLVRVDEQTVFAEVVRDLRELVEQDPLTPEDFAPSDSGGPRDDLIRSGRTDVQVLGPHGEILDEGAPGLPVRDADRRTADAAPAGVLVEHGEVEVGDDRYRVVTVALGGGRGAVQVAQEFSDTEDLLRELQQRTLLFVSGVVISAGLVGWWLAWRHTRRLVQLAGAAEDVARTGHLGIQVPVAGRDEVGRLGRSFDRMLVRLAQSEEDQRRLVQDAGHELRTPLTSLRTNISLLRRIDELPPRMREELVDDLAQEALELTDLVNELVDLAAGQSSTEPVRRVELADLAEDVTATVRRRTGREVVVRVAGDTTVRGRPGALQRAISNLVENAAKFDRDGTEPIEVVVARGSAGRTGDLGDLGEPGGPGDIGEPRGLDEPGDDTPDIVRVEVLDRGPGVPDCDLERIFDRFYRAPDARSLPGSGLGLSIVRAVAAAHGGAPFAFRREGGGLVTGFTVRGTEG is encoded by the coding sequence ATGCCCTCGCTGCGGGCGACCTTCACCGTGTCGTTCGTGGCGGTGGCGTGCGTCGTCACCGTCCTCGTCGGGATCCTCAGCTACAGCGCGGCGGCACGGCTGGTGCGGGTCGACGAGCAGACGGTGTTCGCGGAGGTCGTGCGTGACCTGCGGGAACTGGTCGAGCAGGACCCGCTGACCCCGGAGGACTTCGCCCCGAGCGACAGCGGCGGCCCGCGCGACGACCTGATCCGCTCCGGCCGTACGGACGTCCAGGTGCTCGGCCCGCACGGGGAGATCCTCGACGAGGGCGCCCCCGGCCTGCCCGTACGCGACGCGGACCGGCGTACGGCCGACGCGGCCCCGGCCGGTGTGCTGGTCGAGCACGGTGAGGTCGAGGTCGGCGACGACCGCTACCGGGTGGTGACGGTCGCGCTCGGCGGCGGCCGGGGTGCCGTGCAGGTCGCGCAGGAGTTCAGCGACACCGAGGATCTGCTGCGGGAACTACAGCAGAGGACCCTGCTGTTCGTGTCGGGCGTCGTCATCTCGGCCGGGCTGGTCGGGTGGTGGCTGGCGTGGCGGCACACCCGGCGGCTCGTGCAGTTGGCGGGGGCGGCGGAGGACGTGGCCCGGACCGGGCATCTGGGCATCCAGGTGCCCGTCGCGGGCCGGGACGAGGTGGGGCGGCTCGGGCGCTCCTTCGACCGCATGCTGGTCCGCCTGGCCCAGTCGGAGGAGGACCAGCGGCGGCTCGTCCAGGACGCCGGGCACGAACTGCGCACGCCTCTCACATCCCTGCGTACGAACATCTCGCTGCTCCGGCGCATCGACGAACTCCCGCCCCGTATGCGCGAGGAACTCGTCGACGACCTCGCCCAGGAGGCCCTCGAACTGACCGACCTCGTCAACGAGTTGGTCGACCTCGCCGCCGGTCAGTCGAGCACCGAGCCTGTCCGGCGCGTGGAGCTCGCCGACCTCGCGGAGGACGTCACGGCGACCGTCCGCCGGCGCACCGGGCGCGAGGTCGTCGTACGGGTCGCCGGTGACACGACCGTGCGGGGGCGGCCCGGGGCCCTCCAGCGGGCGATCTCCAACCTCGTCGAGAACGCGGCGAAGTTCGACCGCGACGGCACCGAGCCGATCGAGGTCGTGGTCGCACGGGGCTCGGCGGGCCGCACCGGCGATCTGGGCGACCTGGGGGAGCCGGGCGGTCCCGGTGACATCGGCGAACCCCGCGGCCTCGACGAACCGGGCGACGACACCCCGGACATCGTCCGCGTGGAGGTGCTCGACCGGGGCCCCGGCGTCCCCGACTGCGACCTGGAACGCATCTTCGACCGCTTCTACCGGGCCCCGGACGCCCGCAGTCTGCCCGGCTCCGGGCTGGGGCTGTCGATCGTACGGGCGGTGGCGGCGGCCCACGGCGGGGCGCCGTTCGCGTTCCGGCGCGAAGGCGGAGGTCTGGTCACCGGGTTCACGGTGCGGGGGACCGAGGGGTGA
- a CDS encoding response regulator transcription factor yields MPQNVLLAEDDRAIRHALERALTLEGYEVTAVADGVEALAQAHRNRPDVLVLDVMMPGIDGLQVCRVLRAEGDRTPILMLTALVETADRIAGLDAGADDYVVKPFDVEEVFARLRALLRRTGNPDAFGGLGAPARPSTASSPASASSPDAGGLLTAAGLRMDVQARRAWRGARELELTRTEFDLLELLVRNVGIVLDHATIYDRIWGYDFGPGSKNLAVYVGYLRRKLDEPGAAALIHTVRGVGYALRED; encoded by the coding sequence GTGCCCCAGAACGTGCTGCTCGCCGAGGACGACCGCGCCATCCGCCATGCCCTGGAACGCGCGCTGACCCTGGAGGGGTACGAGGTCACGGCGGTCGCCGACGGCGTCGAGGCGCTCGCCCAGGCCCACCGCAACCGGCCCGACGTGCTCGTGCTCGACGTGATGATGCCCGGCATAGACGGCCTCCAGGTCTGCCGGGTGCTGCGCGCGGAGGGCGACCGGACGCCGATCCTGATGCTCACCGCGCTCGTGGAGACCGCCGACCGGATCGCCGGCCTCGACGCCGGCGCGGACGACTACGTCGTCAAGCCGTTCGACGTGGAGGAGGTGTTCGCGCGGCTGCGCGCGCTGCTGCGGCGGACGGGCAACCCGGACGCGTTCGGGGGGCTCGGGGCGCCGGCCCGGCCGTCGACGGCGTCCTCTCCCGCCTCCGCCTCGTCGCCGGACGCCGGTGGCCTGCTCACGGCCGCCGGACTGCGGATGGACGTACAGGCGCGTCGGGCCTGGCGCGGGGCGCGGGAACTGGAGCTGACCCGGACCGAGTTCGACCTCCTCGAACTGCTCGTCCGCAACGTCGGCATCGTCCTCGACCACGCCACCATCTACGACCGGATCTGGGGCTACGACTTCGGCCCCGGCTCCAAGAACCTCGCCGTCTACGTCGGTTACCTGCGCCGCAAGCTCGACGAGCCCGGAGCGGCGGCGCTGATCCACACCGTGCGGGGTGTGGGGTACGCGTTGCGGGAAGACTGA
- a CDS encoding nuclear transport factor 2 family protein: MGQARETMDQFTEALTTHQDVKTIANLFAEDAVAYTPDGGEIHGRENIAEYWRQMTNAVPEATFESLAAFEVGDTAVDEGIFSGRNTGPLAFPDGTSIPATQKDIRLRGVDFATVQDGQITSYRLYFDQLEFLGQLGLLPEELAQPS, from the coding sequence ATGGGACAGGCCCGCGAGACAATGGACCAGTTCACCGAAGCGCTCACCACACATCAGGACGTCAAGACCATCGCGAACCTCTTCGCGGAGGACGCGGTCGCCTACACCCCCGACGGCGGAGAGATCCACGGGCGGGAGAACATCGCCGAGTACTGGCGGCAGATGACGAACGCCGTGCCCGAGGCCACGTTCGAATCGCTCGCCGCGTTCGAGGTCGGCGACACCGCCGTCGACGAGGGCATCTTCAGCGGCAGGAACACCGGCCCACTGGCCTTCCCCGACGGGACGTCCATCCCGGCGACCCAGAAGGACATCAGGCTGCGCGGCGTGGACTTCGCCACCGTCCAGGACGGTCAGATCACCAGCTACCGGCTCTACTTCGACCAGCTGGAGTTTCTGGGCCAGCTGGGACTGCTGCCGGAGGAACTGGCGCAGCCTTCGTAG
- a CDS encoding LLM class flavin-dependent oxidoreductase gives MQFGIFSVGDVTPDPTTGRTPTERERIKAMVAIALKAEEVGLDVFATGEHHNPPFVPSSPTTMLGHVAARTEKLILSTATTLITTNDPVKIAEDFAMLQHLADGRVDLMLGRGNTGPVYPWFGQDIRQGINLAIENYALLHRLWREDVVNWEGEFRTPLQGFTSTPRPLDGVPPFVWHGSIRSPEIAEQAAYYGDGFFHNNIFWPADHTKRMVELYRQRYAHYGHGTPGQAIVGLGGHVFMRKNAQDAVREFRPYFDVAPVYGNGPSLEDFAEQTPLTVGSPQQVIEKTLAFRDYAGDYQRQLFLVDHAGLPLKTVLEQIDMLGEEVVPVLREEFAKGRPADVPDAPTHGALVAAAELGGPSSTR, from the coding sequence ATGCAGTTCGGGATCTTCAGCGTCGGCGATGTGACGCCGGACCCCACGACGGGCCGGACGCCGACCGAGCGCGAGCGCATCAAGGCGATGGTCGCGATCGCGCTGAAGGCCGAGGAGGTCGGGCTCGACGTCTTCGCCACGGGCGAGCACCACAACCCGCCGTTCGTGCCGTCGTCGCCCACGACGATGCTCGGCCATGTCGCCGCGCGCACGGAGAAGCTGATCCTCTCCACCGCCACCACCCTCATCACCACCAACGACCCGGTGAAGATCGCCGAGGACTTCGCGATGCTCCAGCACCTGGCCGACGGGCGGGTGGATCTGATGTTGGGGCGTGGCAACACCGGGCCGGTGTACCCGTGGTTCGGGCAGGACATCCGGCAGGGCATCAACCTCGCCATCGAGAACTACGCCCTGCTGCACCGGCTGTGGCGCGAGGACGTCGTCAACTGGGAGGGCGAGTTCCGTACGCCCCTCCAGGGCTTCACCTCCACGCCCCGCCCGCTGGACGGCGTACCGCCGTTCGTCTGGCACGGGTCCATCCGCTCGCCCGAGATCGCCGAGCAGGCCGCGTACTACGGCGACGGCTTCTTCCACAACAACATCTTCTGGCCGGCCGACCACACCAAGCGGATGGTCGAGCTGTACCGGCAACGGTACGCGCACTACGGGCACGGCACCCCCGGGCAGGCGATCGTGGGGCTCGGCGGGCATGTGTTCATGCGGAAGAACGCGCAGGACGCGGTGCGGGAGTTCCGGCCGTACTTCGATGTCGCGCCGGTGTACGGCAACGGGCCGTCGCTCGAGGACTTCGCCGAGCAGACGCCGCTGACGGTGGGTTCGCCGCAGCAGGTGATCGAGAAGACGCTGGCGTTCCGCGACTACGCCGGTGACTACCAGCGGCAGTTGTTCCTCGTCGACCACGCGGGGCTGCCCCTGAAGACCGTCCTGGAGCAGATCGACATGCTGGGCGAGGAGGTCGTGCCGGTGTTGCGTGAGGAGTTCGCGAAGGGACGGCCGGCCGATGTGCCGGACGCGCCCACGCACGGGGCGCTGGTGGCCGCGGCGGAACTCGGTGGGCCGTCGTCCACGCGGTAG
- a CDS encoding YnfA family protein, with translation MVIARSAALFVLAALFEIGGAWLVWQGVREHRGWVWIGAGVLALGAYGFVVTFQPDAHFGRILAAYGGIFVAGSIAWGMVADGYRPDRWDVTGALICLAGMAVIMYAPRGG, from the coding sequence ATGGTGATCGCCCGCTCCGCCGCCCTGTTCGTGCTCGCCGCGCTGTTCGAGATCGGCGGGGCCTGGCTGGTGTGGCAGGGCGTGCGGGAGCACCGGGGGTGGGTGTGGATCGGTGCGGGGGTGCTCGCGCTGGGGGCGTACGGGTTCGTGGTGACTTTCCAGCCGGACGCGCACTTCGGGCGGATCCTCGCCGCGTACGGCGGGATCTTCGTGGCCGGGTCGATCGCCTGGGGGATGGTCGCGGACGGCTATCGGCCCGACCGCTGGGACGTGACGGGCGCGCTGATCTGCCTCGCGGGCATGGCGGTGATCATGTATGCGCCGCGAGGCGGGTGA
- a CDS encoding SDR family NAD(P)-dependent oxidoreductase, which translates to MATAAPSAAARIAVVTGASSGIGAATARQLAAAGYRVVLTARRKDRIEALAEEIDAGGGQATAYALDVTDRAAVNEFATAFRTIGVLVNNAGGALGADPVATGDPADWRSMYETNVIGTLHVTQALLPALTASGDGTVVVVSSTAGHGTYEGGAGYVAAKHGAHVLAETLRLEIVGTPVRVIEIAPGMVKTDGFALTRFGGDAEKAAGVYEGVAEPLTADDVADTITWAVTRPSHVNVDLLVLRPRAQASNTKVHREL; encoded by the coding sequence ATGGCCACCGCCGCACCGTCCGCCGCCGCCCGCATCGCCGTCGTCACCGGTGCGAGCAGCGGGATCGGCGCCGCCACGGCCCGGCAGCTCGCCGCGGCGGGGTACCGCGTGGTGCTGACCGCGCGCCGCAAGGACCGCATCGAGGCGCTGGCCGAGGAGATCGACGCCGGCGGCGGGCAGGCCACGGCGTATGCCCTGGACGTCACGGACCGCGCGGCGGTGAACGAGTTCGCGACCGCGTTCCGGACGATCGGTGTGCTGGTGAACAACGCGGGCGGTGCGCTCGGCGCCGACCCGGTGGCCACCGGCGACCCGGCCGACTGGCGCTCGATGTACGAGACGAACGTCATCGGCACGCTCCACGTCACCCAGGCCCTGCTGCCCGCGCTGACCGCGAGCGGAGACGGCACGGTGGTCGTGGTGTCGTCGACGGCGGGCCACGGGACGTACGAGGGCGGCGCGGGCTATGTCGCCGCCAAGCACGGCGCACACGTCCTCGCCGAGACGCTGCGGCTGGAGATCGTCGGCACGCCGGTGCGGGTCATCGAGATCGCACCCGGCATGGTGAAGACGGACGGGTTCGCCCTGACCCGCTTCGGCGGCGACGCGGAGAAGGCGGCGGGCGTCTACGAGGGCGTGGCGGAGCCCCTGACCGCCGACGACGTCGCCGACACGATCACCTGGGCGGTCACCCGGCCCAGCCATGTCAACGTCGACCTCCTCGTGCTGCGCCCCCGCGCCCAGGCCTCCAACACCAAGGTGCACCGGGAGCTGTGA
- a CDS encoding glycosyltransferase family 4 protein: MKIVFLLHNAYAIGGTVRTTLNLASALADHHDVEIASMSRHLDEPRFAVDPRVTLVPLVDIRPYSPDLRDPAQAQPAADFPAEDKRHHQYSGLTDRRVRAYLAGCDADVVIGTRPGINVYVSLFAPRRALRVGQEHLRHDAHTKQLRKVLARHYRTLDAVVTTTAADAAVYRARMRLPGVRVMPVPNIVPAAGVTPSDGTAPVIAAAGRLARGKRFDLLLEAFSKVAAKEPDWELRIYGGGRQKDRLETLIEDLGLTGRARLMGPHTPIEAEFARASIVVSASEAESFGMTLVEAMRCGVPVVSTDCPLGPAEIITDGTDGRLVPVDDPHALADALLDLTADAGLRRAMGEAALRSAHRYDPAPIVTRYETLFADLRATRLQRTWQRESTRAQGWLRRRLHAWKRATPTYLRTPANYPTNRKQHTA; encoded by the coding sequence ATGAAGATCGTGTTCCTGTTGCACAACGCGTACGCCATCGGCGGCACCGTCCGTACGACACTGAACCTGGCGTCGGCGCTGGCGGACCATCACGACGTGGAGATCGCCTCCATGTCCCGCCACCTGGACGAACCACGCTTCGCCGTCGACCCGAGAGTCACGCTCGTCCCCTTGGTGGACATCCGCCCGTACAGCCCCGACCTGCGCGATCCGGCCCAGGCGCAGCCCGCCGCGGACTTCCCGGCCGAGGACAAGCGCCACCACCAGTACAGCGGCCTCACCGACCGGCGGGTCCGCGCCTATCTGGCCGGCTGTGACGCGGACGTCGTCATCGGCACCCGCCCCGGCATCAACGTCTACGTCTCCCTCTTCGCACCCCGCCGCGCCCTGCGCGTCGGCCAGGAGCACCTGCGCCACGACGCCCACACCAAGCAGCTCCGCAAGGTCCTCGCCCGCCACTACCGCACCCTGGACGCTGTCGTCACGACCACGGCGGCGGACGCGGCGGTGTACCGCGCGCGGATGAGGCTGCCGGGCGTACGGGTGATGCCGGTGCCCAACATCGTCCCGGCGGCCGGGGTCACCCCGTCGGACGGGACGGCCCCCGTCATCGCCGCCGCCGGCCGCCTCGCCCGCGGCAAACGCTTCGACCTCCTGCTGGAGGCGTTCTCGAAGGTCGCCGCGAAGGAACCCGACTGGGAGCTGCGCATCTACGGCGGCGGCAGGCAGAAGGACCGTCTGGAAACCCTCATCGAGGACCTCGGCCTCACCGGCCGGGCCCGTCTGATGGGCCCGCACACCCCCATCGAGGCGGAGTTCGCGCGCGCCTCGATCGTCGTCAGCGCCTCCGAGGCCGAGTCCTTCGGCATGACCCTCGTGGAGGCCATGCGCTGCGGTGTCCCCGTCGTCAGCACCGACTGCCCGCTCGGCCCCGCCGAGATCATCACCGACGGCACCGACGGCCGCCTCGTCCCCGTCGACGATCCCCACGCCCTCGCCGACGCCCTCCTCGACCTCACCGCCGACGCCGGCCTCCGCCGCGCCATGGGCGAGGCCGCCCTCCGCAGCGCCCACCGCTACGACCCGGCCCCGATCGTCACCAGGTACGAGACCCTGTTCGCCGACCTGCGCGCGACCAGGCTCCAGCGCACCTGGCAACGAGAGTCGACGCGGGCGCAGGGCTGGCTGCGCCGCCGACTCCATGCGTGGAAAAGGGCGACCCCGACTTACCTGCGAACCCCGGCGAACTACCCGACCAACCGCAAACAACACACAGCCTGA
- a CDS encoding transglutaminase domain-containing protein yields MTSRLLMSYGARPGRAAAPVREPAHVAGSTRATAILDHDDPLVRALASRVLGEATPREALRSAHRIIARDVRPVYSVEDRRRVSRTLWLGRGSCSQRMAALEAVARAVRVRTRVRGLLVDGTFWYPRFPRLKPLVPEQVLLAWPEFRLSGAWVPIGELFGTPATPTTTASATTGFANQGGETLFEAVARTGVRWDTCGAARGTACDLSARIVADLGHFDDRDALFARHGQTLCWTARTLAEPVLGRWSAGATTSAATAVPGSSDGTAD; encoded by the coding sequence ATGACCAGTCGGTTGCTCATGTCGTACGGCGCGCGGCCCGGACGGGCCGCCGCACCGGTCCGGGAACCGGCCCACGTGGCCGGGTCCACGCGGGCCACGGCGATCCTGGACCATGACGACCCGCTGGTCCGGGCGCTCGCGTCCCGGGTGCTGGGCGAGGCGACGCCGCGTGAGGCACTGCGAAGCGCGCACCGGATCATCGCGCGGGACGTACGGCCGGTGTACTCGGTCGAGGACCGCCGGCGCGTGTCGCGGACCCTGTGGCTCGGGCGCGGCTCGTGCAGCCAGCGGATGGCGGCGCTGGAGGCGGTCGCCCGAGCCGTACGCGTACGGACGCGAGTGCGCGGGCTGCTCGTGGACGGGACCTTCTGGTATCCGCGCTTCCCCCGGCTGAAGCCGCTCGTGCCGGAGCAGGTGCTGCTGGCGTGGCCGGAGTTCAGGCTCAGCGGCGCGTGGGTGCCGATCGGCGAACTCTTCGGCACCCCCGCCACCCCAACGACCACCGCTTCCGCCACCACCGGCTTCGCCAACCAGGGCGGCGAGACCCTCTTCGAGGCGGTCGCCCGCACCGGTGTCCGTTGGGACACGTGCGGCGCGGCACGCGGCACGGCCTGCGACCTCTCCGCCCGGATCGTCGCCGACCTCGGTCACTTCGACGACCGCGACGCCCTCTTCGCACGCCACGGCCAGACCCTGTGCTGGACGGCCCGCACCCTGGCCGAGCCGGTACTCGGCCGCTGGAGCGCGGGGGCGACCACGAGCGCCGCCACCGCTGTGCCTGGGTCATCCGACGGTACGGCGGACTGA